The Salvelinus fontinalis isolate EN_2023a chromosome 24, ASM2944872v1, whole genome shotgun sequence genome has a segment encoding these proteins:
- the LOC129822277 gene encoding toll/interleukin-1 receptor domain-containing adapter protein-like gives MYGWFRRLLVKKESPQSSSSPHVLVRTPSPSLDGASSLVLTSTPNPPPPFLSSMIRWSQTYDLCVCHSPVDIEEAIRLATYLEKPAYGLRCFLRQRDASVGGAIPTELCQAVQSSHCWALLITPNFLLDDWCQYMMHQALSEGPMSNRIIPLVLNLSYSQYPKELRFYYYKDLSKNPERGYAQVYKTVLKYLEDMDEKDAAKVDCNMHSTSNRLDGASCFPRTKLSSNYQNSEPLLSLQEIERTEAADS, from the exons ATGTATG GTTGGTTCCGTCGACTCTTAGTGAAAAAAGAGTCTCCACAGAGCAGCTCCTCTCCACATGTACTGGTCAGGACCCCATCCCCTTCTCTCGATGGTGCCTCATCATTGGTTCTCACCTCCACTCCTAACCCACCACCACCGTTTCTGAGCTCCATGATTCGTTGGAGCCAGACCTACGACTTGTGTGTGTGCCATAGCCCTGTGGACATCGAAGAAgccatccgtctggccacttACCTGGAGAAACCGGCATATGGCCTGCGCTGTTTCCTGCGGCAACGTGACGCCAGCGTGGGGGGTGCCATCCCCACCGAGCTATGCCAGGCTGTGCAGAGCAGCCATTGCTGGGCCCTTCTGATCACCCCCAACTTCCTGCTGGATGACTGGTGCCAGTACATGATGCACCAGGCGCTGTCTGAGGGGCCCATGTCCAACCGGATCATTCCCCTGGTCCTCAACCTGTCTTATTCTCAGTACCCAAAGGAGCTACGCTTTTACTACTACAAAGACCTGAGCAAGAACCCAGAGCGAGGCTACGCACAGGTGTACAAGACAGTGCTGAAGT ACTTGGAGGACATGGATGAAAAAGATGCTGCTAAAGTTGATTGCAACATGCACAGTACTAGCAATAGATTGGACGGGGCATCCTGTTTTCCAAGGACAAAACTGTCATCAAACTATCAGAATTCTGAGCCTCTGCTTTCACTTCAGGAGATTGAGAGGACAGAGGCTGCAGATTCATAG